CATTGGACTTAGTCTTTTTTGTCTTATGCAGCAATTTGTTCTAATACCTGACTGATTAAAAATTATTGGGATTTTCTTGTGCATCTTTTTCTTTAGCAATTTTATTTGCAAGTATTACATTTTCAGCATGAGTTCTTTCTTTATCATTTGAGAAGTGATGAGTATTAGTTGTTTGAAAATTTGTGGATTTTGTTGAATTTTGTTTTTGAAGTTGGATGAGAATCTTGTTCAAAATATCCTTCCTTTCATTGATTTTCCAAAACCAACACCAAAATTCTCTTAATAGTAAAAATAATCCCGATATTAATGCGACAGCTATTAGGAATGAACTAGAATCTTCCATGCCCATACTTATATCCTTCCAGAGTTAGAATTTAGTTTAATCATCATTACACACACTAACATCACCATATTCAGCAGTTGTTTTCCCAATCAGGAACCGTAAGCAATCCATATACCCACTCCAACCGTTGCAAATGCAGATACAATACCAACAGGAAAACTTCCAAAATATATGCCTGCAATAATTGAAACAATTATACCAACAAGGGCAAAAGCATTACCTAAATCGTTCCTTAGTTTTGAACGCTGACGGCCCTTTTTGACAGGTTCTGAGCTGTCAGATGTATCTTTATTTGGTGGTTTACTTTCTAATGGTCTTCCGCATTCAATACATGTAGAAGCTTGATCGGAAATTTGTTTTCCACAATCAGGGCACGGTATTAGTGACATTATCAATATCTCCTATTTTTCATTATATCAGTATTTGCTTGATAAATCTAGTCCATCACACAACGGGCAGAGAACTCGATATGCTTTTAGTCAAAAATATGTTCATTGTATTTATTGGTGAATTTCCATACGATTACCCAAATATTTCTAATAGCTATGCTTTCATTATAATATGTAATTGTATATTTATATCCTAATTGATTATAAAAAGCGTGTAATAAATTACAATATAGCTCCTATATAACTCTTGATGCTTTTTATTACTGAATTAACAATACGATTTTCATATGATTAAACCAATTTCTGAAGGAGAAGAGAAAATGAAATTAGCCCTACTCTTATTTTGCTTATTAATCACTCCAATTTATCCAAAGTTTGATGTAAATAATTATGGTGGCAGTGGAACAGTATCAATTCCTAATGCGTTATTAGGATTGAGTTTTTTTCCTAAGGTAGATGATGGTTGGTATTTTAATGGCAAAATGAGTTTTTCTCCAATTGATATGAGAGATGAATTTTATGATCATTCCTCAAAATGGAGTGAAACTCTTGGAGATTCTAAAAAAGGTGATAAAATTGAGTATACTTTGTTAAATGCTGGTTTAACAAAAAAATTAAAAAATAATTTAATTGTCTATGGCGGATTAGGTTGGGTAATAATAAATGAGTATTTTCAATATTACGACGAGTACCATATTTTAGGCAAAGATGGAGAGTATTGGGTGAATGGTGATGATAAAGGGAATAGTATCAACTTAAATGGGGGAATGATCATCCCCAGCTCGTCAACAAACTATTTCAATTATTTCATATTAGATTTTGACTTAAACCCTCTCCAGTTTTCAATTGGTCTTGGTTGGTAATTGATTACATATCATTTTAAAAGCATACAATTAAAATTC
This Bacteroidota bacterium DNA region includes the following protein-coding sequences:
- a CDS encoding zinc-ribbon domain-containing protein; the encoded protein is MSLIPCPDCGKQISDQASTCIECGRPLESKPPNKDTSDSSEPVKKGRQRSKLRNDLGNAFALVGIIVSIIAGIYFGSFPVGIVSAFATVGVGIWIAYGS